The sequence below is a genomic window from Nostoc flagelliforme CCNUN1.
AATGTCATAAATATCAAATCCTACAGTAGTCACACCTGGATTCAGGTTAATCAGTATGTCGGCAGCTGCCTGTGCAGCCAAGATTGATTTCGTAGTATTTATAAAGTAATTATTGCTAACCCTGAAATTGGAATCTCCGGAAATCTGGAATTCGATTCCACTGCGGATATCGCCAGTAGAAAAGTAAGTATTATTTGTCGCATTATTGATGAGCGGTTCGCCAGGAAAACCGAACACCTCACCAGTGGGTATATTAACTTTTTCAAAGTCTTCAATCATTAAACCCGGATTTGCCGTTTCAAACGCAAGCCGTTCGCTTTGAAATATTACTGCCCCTCTTGCTTGCTCCGCTATACCAAACAGCAACAGTATTAATGCTCCAATGCCATACCATGAATATTTTGTTTGAAACATAAAAAGCCTCTGAGTTTACATTTATGTTATTATGACAATTTCGTTCATCTCAATTAATACCTACATTTCGGGGCAGATATAGCGTAGCTGATCTGAATTTTGATATCAGTGTATTGCGGGAGTCGGAGTAAATTATACCTGTAAAGAGGTAATAGCGCTGCCTACATAAGTAGGTTTTATGAGCCAACCTTAGAATGCGGGTTGTAGCGATTGCGATTGATAAGTTGGAATTGATAGGGAGCGATCGCCTTTTATTTCCTCTAAGAATATTGCTAGAAAACCCAGATATCACTATGCTCTACACTGGCAAGCAATAACAACAAAGCGTTTCTTATTTCTTATGGATATCACCGATCGCTGCTCAACCCCCAATCTAACTTCCTCTTAGAACTGCTGCCTTAACCTTTGGCTGCACTTTCAACGGGTCTACGCCTTCGGCGGGATGCCCATATTTGTAAACCTGATAATCACCGTCACGAACTACAAAAACTCTGCGTTCATAATATTTTTTGGTTCCAAGAATATAACTAGGTGGTGCATTGTCTTCAAGGTCAGCGTAACCAATAAGTTTTCTTCTTCTTTCAATTTGTGACTGACGAGATTTAGAAATTCCTTGCTTTTGACAAAAGTCTGATATGTCTTCTCGCACCCAAGGGTAATCGCTTGGTTCAACTAGCCAAACTATGTTTTTCTCATGCTTTACAATCTTTTCGTCTATCATATTTTCATCAAGGGCGATGTCTACGACTGGTTACAGCGGGAGCAACTGATTAACTAATCGGTTTATTCAGGTTCACTTTCTCCATCACCTTGCACAGTTTTAAGAACTGATTCTAGCCGATAACCAGCCTCACGCATATAATATCCAGCCGCGCCCACGTCTTCAAACACGCTGTCAAATTGGGGATGGGTTGACCTAAAAATCTTTCTCAGGCGATCGCCCAGTCGCTCTAGTTCTTCTTGGATAGCGATTAGTTCTTGAGTATCATCATCCATACTTACTTACCACAAAGATAACTGCCCAGGTGTTACATTTGATTTCCCACCTCTGTGGTATAAAAGGTGACAGCCACTACACAAAGCTATAAGGTTGCCTCTGTGGTTCTAAGCTGGATTTCTGTCCCAATGATGAACTTGAAGCGTGTACACTCTACGTTTTGAGCGTGTAAAAACTGATATTTTTTCACTCTTAGGCGATGCACTGTAACCCGCACTTTTGGCAACGCCACTGGGCTTGTTGCTTAATTGCAGTGGCAAGTTCTGACCAATTGTCTGGGTACAGAGAATGGGTAAACGTCATTGCAAGTAATGCAACTGAGGCAAGACCTATTGTAATATGAATTCAATGCTTATCTGCGATCGCCTCATTGAGTTTTCCTCTCAGAATTTTTTTTAGTAGTAATTTATACAAGTTACTTTTTTCTTTGAAGATGATGAAGGGAATCAAGACGTTGCCTATACGCAGAATGTGTTAGAAGCTTTGGAAACTAACATCTAACGGATCACGGCAAGATACAGGGTTTTGCCATGAAGCATGAGGTGTAATAGCAGGTGCATTTGCTATGAGTTGTACCTCCCCTTTGGCATTCATCACCCACCCAGTAGCTTCCACAATCGGTTTTGGTGTCGCAGTAGTAGGTTTTATGGTAACAAGTGGACTCTTGCCTTCTCTGATGCTGGGATTAAGAGCAACCAAATCTACTTGCACTGCATCAGCGTTGAGGGCATCGCCAGGGTTAGGTGGCAAGCCGCCGCGTCCAGTGATTGTAAAACTGCTTTTAGCTAAATTTCCACCAGCTTGACAGGTCTGTGCTACTTGGGTGTCAACTGGTACTGTTGGCAGGTTGACTAAGCCACTGTTGGGGTCAATATCTGGCGTGTTAAGTTCTACAGTGCCGTTTACACCAAATTCAGAACTAGCGGTGATATCCGAAAGAGAAGTTGGGTTAGAGCGGGGTTGAATGCCATAGATACCAATGGCTCGAATATCTACTCTCCCACCACTGCCTGTGTAAGCATTCGCAGTGATATCGCTATTTTCGCTTGGGACAGCAACAATGAAGCCCGACGGGGCATTGATAGTGATGTTGCCACCATTACCACCAGCTTCTGCCGTGCCTGCGGTGGTGGAAATGGAAGCGCCACGACGCAGAAGGAGTAAATCAGTTTGTAAGTTGATGTTGCCACCATTACCCGATGCAGATTGGGCGTTAAGTGTACCACTGTTGTCTAGGGTAATTCTAGGTGAGGTGACGATTATATCTCCAGCAGTACCCGTTGGACTTTGGGAGTTAACGAAGAAGCCACTGTTCAAATTAGAACTATTGCCAGAAATAGTGAGAAAATCAGCAGTATTAACTTTAATTGTGCCTGCATTCCCTTGTCCAAGGGTTTGAGCATTAAGTCGAGCGCCATCTCGTAAAGAGAAGGAACCAGAATCGATGGTAATGTTACCCCCATTGCCAACTGTCCCCGTATCCACCCTGCTGTAAATCCCACTGGCAAAACCGTTTTTCTCCCCAGCAATATTAACACTACCTGTAACATTAACATTGACATTCCCTGCATTCCCCCGTCCTGCTGGCTGGATAGCAGATGCACCACGAGTAAGAGTTTGCAGGCTAGCGCTATCAGTTAGTGATAGTGTTGCAGCATTTATGTCAATATTACCTCCCTTACCAACACCTCCTGTTTCTACCGAACTGAAGATTCTAGCATCTGCTAGAGTTACAGCATCTTTTGCCTGAACTGTCACATTTCCCGCATTACCTTGTCCATAAGTTGAAGCAATAAGTGCAGCGCCATCAGTAAGTGACAGCGTTGCAGCTAAGATGTCGATATTACCTCCCTTACCTATACCCCCTGATTCCACCGTGCTGAAGATGGAAGCATTATCTAGAGAAACAGCATCTCGTGTCCGTACTGTCACATTCCCTGCATTACCTTGTCCATAAGTTGAGGTAGAAAGTTGAGCGCGATCGCGTAATGATAATGAACCAGAATCGATAGTAATGTTACCCCCATTGCCAACTGTCCCCGTTCCTACACTGCTGAAAATCCCACTGCGTAAACCATTTTTCTCCCCAGCAATCTCAACAATGCCAGTAACATTAACATTGACATTGCCCGCATCGCCCTGTCCTGGTGGCTGGGTAGCAGATGCACGACGAGTAGAGGTAGTAAGTGCAGCGCCATCAGTAAGTGACAGCGTTGCAGCTAAGATGTCGATATTACCTCCCTTACCTATACCCCCTGATTCCACCGTGCTGAAGATGGAAGCATTATCTAGAGAAACAGCATCTCGTGTCCGTACTGTCACATTCCCTGCATTACCTTGTCCATAAGTTGAGGTAGAAAGTTGAGCGCGATCGCGTAATGATAATGAACCAGAATCGATAGTAATGTTACCCCCATTGCCAACTGTTCCCGTATTCACTCGACTAAGAATCCCACTGTTAAAACCGTTTTTCTCCCCAGCAATCTCAACAATGCCAGTAGCATTAACATTGACATTCCCCGCATCCCCCCGTCCCGCTGGCTGGGTAGCAGATGCTTCACGAGTAATGGTTAGCAGTTGAGCGCCATTAATTAGTGATAGTGTTGCAGCATTAATATCGATATTACCTCCCTTACCTACACCTCCTGATTCCACTGTGCTGAGGATGTTAGCATCTGCGAGAGAAACAGTATCTCGTGTCCGCACTGTCACATTCCCTGCATTACCTTGTCCATAAGTTGAGGTAGAAAGTTGAGCGTCATCAATTAGTGACAGAGTTGCAGCGTTGATGTCGATATTGCCACCGTTACCGATACCTCCTGATCCCACCGTGCTGAAGATGTTAGCATCTGCTAGAGTTACAGTATTTTTTGCACGCACTGTCACATTCCCCGCATTTCCTTGTCCATAAGTTGAGGCAGTAAGTAAAGCGCGATCGCGTAATGATAATGAACCAGAATCGATAGTAATGTTACCCCCATTGCCAAGTGACCCCAAGCCCACTTCATTGATAACTCCGCTCCTATCAGCAACTTTGATTTCTCCGGTAGCATTGAGGGTAATATCTCCCCCAATTGTTTCAGGTGTCCCCAAACCTTGCCCAATACCAGCAGATAGGACACTTTCTCCTAATATTTCTAGATTCCTAGCATTAACTGCAATATCACCACCACCAGTCCCTTCTACGTATATTGCAGCTTTGGTGAGGGATACCTCAGAGCGCGTCACATTCTCAGGAAATATCAAGCTGAAATTATCACCATCTACACCCAGCGCTACACTACCAGCTTGGGTCAATCCTCCTAACTCCACTCGTCCACCA
It includes:
- a CDS encoding PEP-CTERM sorting domain-containing protein, with the translated sequence MFQTKYSWYGIGALILLLFGIAEQARGAVIFQSERLAFETANPGLMIEDFEKVNIPTGEVFGFPGEPLINNATNNTYFSTGDIRSGIEFQISGDSNFRVSNNYFINTTKSILAAQAAADILINLNPGVTTVGFDIYDIGGADDRVLVEVLGSSSVLSNFTFNLEALNQQFIGITSDTDTISRIRLTHLFTGLVYPGAYGIDNVAFGGVASVPEPFTLGGTVLASAIGLYMKRKQKAP
- a CDS encoding two-partner secretion domain-containing protein — encoded protein: MNPNGIIFGQNASLNIGGSFVGTTANALQFGNRGFFSATDQNIPSALLTINPSALLFNQINQNAVIQNSSVAFAGIDPAGFIGFGLRVPDGKSLLLVGGNVSMDGGELNAFGGRVELGGLTQAGSVALGVDGDNFSLIFPENVTRSEVSLTKAAIYVEGTGGGDIAVNARNLEILGESVLSAGIGQGLGTPETIGGDITLNATGEIKVADRSGVINEVGLGSLGNGGNITIDSGSLSLRDRALLTASTYGQGNAGNVTVRAKNTVTLADANIFSTVGSGGIGNGGNIDINAATLSLIDDAQLSTSTYGQGNAGNVTVRTRDTVSLADANILSTVESGGVGKGGNIDINAATLSLINGAQLLTITREASATQPAGRGDAGNVNVNATGIVEIAGEKNGFNSGILSRVNTGTVGNGGNITIDSGSLSLRDRAQLSTSTYGQGNAGNVTVRTRDAVSLDNASIFSTVESGGIGKGGNIDILAATLSLTDGAALTTSTRRASATQPPGQGDAGNVNVNVTGIVEIAGEKNGLRSGIFSSVGTGTVGNGGNITIDSGSLSLRDRAQLSTSTYGQGNAGNVTVRTRDAVSLDNASIFSTVESGGIGKGGNIDILAATLSLTDGAALIASTYGQGNAGNVTVQAKDAVTLADARIFSSVETGGVGKGGNIDINAATLSLTDSASLQTLTRGASAIQPAGRGNAGNVNVNVTGSVNIAGEKNGFASGIYSRVDTGTVGNGGNITIDSGSFSLRDGARLNAQTLGQGNAGTIKVNTADFLTISGNSSNLNSGFFVNSQSPTGTAGDIIVTSPRITLDNSGTLNAQSASGNGGNINLQTDLLLLRRGASISTTAGTAEAGGNGGNITINAPSGFIVAVPSENSDITANAYTGSGGRVDIRAIGIYGIQPRSNPTSLSDITASSEFGVNGTVELNTPDIDPNSGLVNLPTVPVDTQVAQTCQAGGNLAKSSFTITGRGGLPPNPGDALNADAVQVDLVALNPSIREGKSPLVTIKPTTATPKPIVEATGWVMNAKGEVQLIANAPAITPHASWQNPVSCRDPLDVSFQSF
- a CDS encoding DUF6009 family protein, with product MIDEKIVKHEKNIVWLVEPSDYPWVREDISDFCQKQGISKSRQSQIERRRKLIGYADLEDNAPPSYILGTKKYYERRVFVVRDGDYQVYKYGHPAEGVDPLKVQPKVKAAVLRGS